A region of the Aerosakkonema funiforme FACHB-1375 genome:
GGCTGATGAGGAAACAAGGCTCCTGATGCTAAAAACAGTTAATCGAGAAAAACAAAGAAACCTCAATCGCGATTCCATACAGAAATTCCCATGTACAGACCTATGCACTATCGATCGCCTTTGGGTAAAATACAGTAACGGTCACTTCGGTTTCAGCGTCCAGAAACAAATCTGGCTCGAACTTGGTGGCCAAGTAAACTATTATACGGAAGCTCAGCTAGGCGATCGCGTAGGCTGGAGGGAGATGAGAAACTGGCTCAACTACTCCGATCTTACTTTCAGCCTCAATGCCCCTGCTGGACATCTCCCCTGGTTAGGTAGATTGGGTGGATGGCTTGGGGCATTTGGAGTATGGTCTGGTTGTTATATCGCCCAAAAATCTGCCGCGTGCAATCTCTAGGGTAAATAATATTTAATTTGGTATAGCAGCAGGCAGTCGGAAGAAGTCAAGACAATCAATGATTTGAGCATGGTTTGAGCAATTAAGAATGGCTTAATTGCCGATTCGGTTGCTATATCCGTTTCAACAGTAGCTACATTCCCACTTCTTCGAGTAATAACAAAACCTACCTGCTCAAAGCAGATAAGTTTTATGGTTTTGGTAAATAAGTTAGTTATATAAGCTCAATATTGATTTATGCTGCTTTCATTATGCCAATCCATAAAGATGAGTTTGCTACCTCAAGAGGCCGATCTTTCTGTTCCTCAAAAGGTAGAGATTGGATAGCATTTACGATCGGCTCTCTTTAGTTGATTAATATAACAGATGTCATTATACAAGCTGTGCGCGATCGCGCTCGCACCGGCTTGCACGAAAGTTAAACCAAAGGGTGCCTCCTACGCAAAATAATACATCATCAACTATCCTCGGTTCGATCGCATATCGCCGACGATGCTTTCTGCTGTTCCCGTCGCCGCCTCATCCACTCCCGTTTGTAAGCTTTTCTCGCCTCAGATGATTCGTGTTTGGCTCTAGCCTTAGCCAAAGCCTCTTGACCTTTCGAGCTTTTCTGGTATTTAGCTACCGCCAGAGCTTGAGTTTCTTTCCCTTTGGGAGTTTTCTTATAGCGCTGCTGTTTGGATTCTTCTTGTGATGCCATTACAATCGTTAACCTCATTACTTCCAGCCTATCTGGAGGTGGACAATATAGCTACTCTTTGTGTACGATATAGATACCGAGAGAAAACAAAAGCCCCATATTTGCAAAGGGGCGATCGTAACTTATTCATCTCTAATCATGACATCCTCCAACAAGCTTGCTTACTATTCGACAGATCCGTCGCAATTAAACCTTTTAGAACTGCCGCTGGTTGCGCCGTCACAACCAAACGACCCGCAGCAGCCAGTTGAACTGAGGGACTACCAGAAACAAGTAAGAAGCGAAGTTTACCAATTTTTCAGACTAGGTAAAAAATCCTGCTTAGTTTATGCCCCAACCGGAGCGGGAAAAACAGTTATCAGCGCCCAAATCATCGCCGATGCAGTCGGGAAAGGTCGCCGGGTTTTATTTTGTTGCCATCGTCAGAAACTCATTCGGCAGACACAGCAGACCTTGTTGAAAAGCTTTGGAATCGAATCAGGAATTATCTGGGCTGACCATGCAACCGACTACGATAAACCAGTTCAGATTTGCATGATTCAGACTATCCAAAATCGCCAATTACCAGAAGATATCGGACTGGTAATTTTTGATGAGTGCCATTCCAGCATCTACTATAAAATCTGCTGGAACATCATGCTCAAATATAGTGGCGGAATATTTGCGCTATCTCCCTGCTATTTTATTGGGTTAACAGCAACCCCCTGGCGCACCAAACTCAAAGAAGGATTCTGCCATTTTTTTGACTGCATCGTTCGCGCACCAGACCCTTTTGAACTGGTAAGGTTGGGGTACTTAGCTAGACCCAGATTATTCGGATATGGCGGATTAATTGATTTCAGTCAACTGGAAACCAACAGCAGTAGCGGCGACTATACCGAAGCCTCGTTGCAGAAAGTTTGCAACGAGGAATATAACGCCGAAGTCGTTGCCAAATTTCTAGAAATTTGTCCCCAAAAAAAGACGATCGCATTCTGCGCCGGAGTGAAACAAGCCGAAAATTTAGCATACCAATTTAACGAACTTGGAATTAAATCCGCAGTAGTCGTCGGCGATACTCCCGAATTTGAAAGAGAATTAATTTTTCACCAGTTCGCCAAAGGTGAAATTCAGTTAATTAGCAGCGTTGGCTGTCTGTGCGAAGGCTTTGACGAGCCATCGGTTGAAGCTGCCATCATTGCACGTCCTACGAGATCGAAATCGCTTTTAATCCAGATGTGCGGACGTGCTTTGCGCCTCAACCCCGGTAAAAACGATGCTTTCTTGCTCGACTTTGGCGAATGCTTTAAGCGCTGCGTAGACCCCCGAAAGAAATTGCCAATTGGGTTATGTCCAAGCGAAAAGCCGATCGAATTCTCCCAACTCAAAGAATGCCTCTCTTGCCATGCGATGATTCCAATATTCTCCCGCATCTGCCCAGAATGCGGACATGAATTTATCGGGGATAAGTGGGATGAACCCGAAGAAGACGATATGCCGCAGTTCGGCGAGTTGCTTACCGAAGAAGAAGAGAAACAATTGAAATATATTCGCCAGCAGATGAAAACAGCCTATACCAGAGGGCGTAATCCCGCACGAGTAACCAAACTTTTTCACGATAAGTTTGGCTATTTCGCTCCCGACGAATGGTTTGTAGGTGCAATCTTCGGCATGAAAAATCCAAGAAGCAATCAACAGATTTATCGAAATTATTTGCAACTGATTCGACCGGAGGCACCGCAAAGCTGGTTTGATTATATGCTCAAGTTAGAGTTTGGAATCCCCAAAAAGAAATACCAGACTCAGGGCGGAAGGACTTATACTGCACCCCCGCTGGATAATAAGTTCCGTTATTGGTATGAAATTTTGGGCGTGGCAGAGCTGGCATCTTGGGATGAAATCAAATCTGCATATCGGGATTTAGCTAAAAGATATCATCCCGATAGGTGTGGTGATGAAGCGGCGGCGGAAATAATGAAATTAATTAACCATGCTTTCGATGTCGCCAAAGAAGCACGAAGGTAAAAGATGGATACAGAACAAATGCGCGAAGCTTTAACATCTCCTGAAACCGAATTGTATTTTTCCCTTCGGTCACACTTTCCCCAGGAATTAATCGAGGCAGAAGTAGCTTTGCTCGAACCTGAATACCAGAAACGGTTTAAGGAAAAAGAAAGCCTCTGGGCGCTGCGCGATGATAAGAGAAAGA
Encoded here:
- a CDS encoding GUN4 domain-containing protein, whose translation is MSNQHPFFLPSDVGMDYTHLRDLLAALKWREADEETRLLMLKTVNREKQRNLNRDSIQKFPCTDLCTIDRLWVKYSNGHFGFSVQKQIWLELGGQVNYYTEAQLGDRVGWREMRNWLNYSDLTFSLNAPAGHLPWLGRLGGWLGAFGVWSGCYIAQKSAACNL
- a CDS encoding DEAD/DEAH box helicase family protein; protein product: MTSSNKLAYYSTDPSQLNLLELPLVAPSQPNDPQQPVELRDYQKQVRSEVYQFFRLGKKSCLVYAPTGAGKTVISAQIIADAVGKGRRVLFCCHRQKLIRQTQQTLLKSFGIESGIIWADHATDYDKPVQICMIQTIQNRQLPEDIGLVIFDECHSSIYYKICWNIMLKYSGGIFALSPCYFIGLTATPWRTKLKEGFCHFFDCIVRAPDPFELVRLGYLARPRLFGYGGLIDFSQLETNSSSGDYTEASLQKVCNEEYNAEVVAKFLEICPQKKTIAFCAGVKQAENLAYQFNELGIKSAVVVGDTPEFERELIFHQFAKGEIQLISSVGCLCEGFDEPSVEAAIIARPTRSKSLLIQMCGRALRLNPGKNDAFLLDFGECFKRCVDPRKKLPIGLCPSEKPIEFSQLKECLSCHAMIPIFSRICPECGHEFIGDKWDEPEEDDMPQFGELLTEEEEKQLKYIRQQMKTAYTRGRNPARVTKLFHDKFGYFAPDEWFVGAIFGMKNPRSNQQIYRNYLQLIRPEAPQSWFDYMLKLEFGIPKKKYQTQGGRTYTAPPLDNKFRYWYEILGVAELASWDEIKSAYRDLAKRYHPDRCGDEAAAEIMKLINHAFDVAKEARR